In the Setaria italica strain Yugu1 chromosome VI, Setaria_italica_v2.0, whole genome shotgun sequence genome, one interval contains:
- the LOC101763972 gene encoding uncharacterized protein LOC101763972 yields the protein MEIPTAVIHRIQSSLREAAGAPDTDAAPDPPFPSVADAVAAFDSGAASAEVRCGRCGAAGGLLRGAKSALCVYCGCPRRGEDAEGGGLAFRDGAAYRWLLGSLGLDGSESVEFDSDTTGSNKSNEAPNSGMIISDLLDLKLTCLPENKEASTSSTTKEQSSSVDSLNLSAANLDSFFIERKEEMTSAAAPLPQTYTVVQEKKITDSKSHESSRSEVHAASKGLMSSQRTNQVEANPAFASWDADFQSASSGSAAGDSNQPDLFKSSSAAESLSFPDPVIAINPAVGTENKTNMKSAILEHHSEDLASASGTLFDDNLSNQKVAPILESNSGTIPENNALEFTDSSLNMNFAKSDQLPGRDDTGVNDDEAFDDWQDFAGSGNQGSLSNAEHIVEPLKRDSSEIETIDPLPVGTTESTNNANEDSSDDWQAFASISGQGGDIVKSVEGSTSGHGQDLVGSFGEKMSSISLEHSSEVNPVDLWPVGNDKAQNTAEMGKEANDSFDDWQDFATSSKVQAISLNQTGDMMEVPKASHKETDMDSWFMGDFKEPGNTGIVNGNNMLDDWQGFTGSDQAQQNSSSTGGEMMSALSEQQEGTVSVQSWVHDSNKEAAKTSSTNVENDTYDIWQDFTKSGHLQENVTNLGREVTSVSPEPAKQIDSLDLWLTSNFKESKSSEGAGRIDASSDGWQDFASFDQTQTSTKIPGEGHLGKNPPGTETLDLWASSHANEMNLEQISDNNDLFDDWQDFQNSRPQQTNLQVSSDASLFDIPSASRPDASGGLASGSILQLASSENQKDKKEDSNEAKSVPSDEHLKSTNGMQHMDNVDPLSLLWPTNNNAIRKQESVNTSVEQLLAQMHDLSFMLKDELSVPDKPVDHSKP from the exons atgGAGATCCCCACCGCCGTCATCCACCGCATCCAGTCCTCGCTccgcgaggccgccggcgcccccgaCACGGACGCCGCGCCCGACCCTCCCTTCCCCtccgtcgccgacgccgtcgcggcCTTCGactccggcgccgcctcggcGGAAGTCCGGTGCGGGCGCTGCGGCGCAGCGGGAGGGCTCCTTCGCGGCGCGAAGTCCGCGCTTTGCGTCTACTGCGGATGCCCCAGGCGCGGGGAGGACGCCGAAGGCGGTGGCCTCGCCTTCCGCGACGGCGCGGCCTACCGGTGGCTGCTCGGCTCGCTGGGGCTCGACGGATCC GAGTCTGTAGAGTTTGATAGTGATACTACGGGTTCAAATAAAAGCAATGAAGCACCAAACAGTGGGATGATCATATCTGATCTACTGGACTTAAAACTTACCTGCCTTCCAGAGAATAAGGAAGCATCTACAAGTTCCACAACAAAGGAGCAATCATCTTCTGTGGATTCACTGAATCTATCAGCTGCTAACCTAGACTCATTCTTcattgaaagaaaagaagagatgaCTTCTGCAGCTGCTCCTCTTCCGCAAACTTATACTGTGGTGCAGGAAAAGAAAATAACAGATAGCAAAAGCCATGAATCTTCAAGATCAGAGGTGCATGCTGCATCCAAAGGATTAATGAGTTCTCAAAGAACAAACCAAGTAGAAGCTAATCCAGCTTTTGCAAGTTGGGATGCTGATTTTCAGTCTGCTAGCTCAGGAAGTGCTGCTGGAGACTCCAATCAACCTGATCTATTTAAGAGCTCTTCTGCTGCCGAGTCTTTAAGTTTCCCAGATCCTGTGATTGCCATTAACCCTGCAGTAGGTActgaaaataaaacaaatatgaaaagtgCCATCCTAGAACATCATTCAGAAGATTTGGCTTCAGCAAGTGGTACATTATTTGATGATAACCTTTCTAATCAAAAGGTTGCCCCTATCTTGGAGAGCAACAGTGGAACCATTCCTGAAAATAATGCTCTTGAGTTCACTGACTCCTCTCTTAATATGAATTTTGCTAAGAGTGATCAATTGCCTGGAAGGGATGATACTGGAGTCAATGATGATGAAGCTTTTGATGACTGGCAAGATTTTGCAGGAAGTGGTAATCAGGGCAGCCTATCAAATGCAGAACATATAGTGGAGCCTTTAAAGAGAGATTCATCTGAAATAGAAACAATAGATCCCTTGCCAGTAGGTACCACGGAATCAACTAACAATGCTAATGAAGACTCCTCTGATGATTGGCAAGCTTTTGCCTCTATTTCTGGTCAAGGAGGAGATATAGTCAAATCGGTGGAGGGATCAACAAGTGGTCACGGACAAGATTTGGTGGGTTCATTTGGAGAGAAAATGAGCAGCATCTCGCTTGAACATTCTTCAGAAGTTAATCCTGTTGATTTGTGGCCTGTTGGCAATGATAAAGCCCAAAACACTGCAGAAATGGGTAAGGAAGCAAATGATTCTTTTGATGATTGGCAAGATTTCGCTACCTCTAGTAAAGTGCAGGCCATTTCATTGAATCAAACTGGAGACATGATGGAAGTCCCAAAAGCCAGTCACAAAGAAACAGACatggattcatggttcatgggAGATTTTAAGGAGCCAGGAAATACTGGTATAGTGAATGGAAATAATATGTTGGATGATTGGCAAGGTTTCACCGGTTCAGATCAAGCACAGCAAAATTCATCTAGCACAGGTGGGGAAATGATGAGTGCTTTGTCTGAGCAGCAAGAAGGAACTGTTTCTGTCCAATCGTGGGTGCATGACAGCAATAAGGAAGCTGCAAAGACATCCTCAACAAATGTAGAAAACGACACATATGATATTTGGCAAGATTTTACTAAATCAGGCCACCTGCAAGAAAATGTGACTAATCTTGGGAGAGAAGTGACTAGTGTCTCACCTGAGCCAGCTAAACAAATTGATTCTTTGGATTTATGGCTAACCAGCAACTTCAAAGAATCTAAAAGCAGTGAAGGTGCTGGGAGAATTGATGCCTCATCTGATGGATGGCAGGATTTTGCCAGTTTTGATCAAACTCAGACAAGTACTAAAATTCCTGGAGAAGGGCACTTGGGGAAAAATCCTCCAGGAACTGAAACTTTGGATTTATGGGCCTCGAGTCATGCTAATGAAATGAACCTTGAACAGATAAGTGACAACAATGATCTATTTGATGACTGGCAAGATTTCCAAAATTCCCGTCCGCAGCAAACAAACCTACAAGTTTCTTCAGatgcttcattatttgataTACCCTCAGCATCTAGGCCTGATGCTTCAGGAGGGCTAGCATCTGGGAGTATTTTGCAGCTAGCTTCATCTGAAAACCAAAAGGATAAAAAGGAGGATTCTAATGAAGCAAAATCAGTTCCATCTGATGAACACTTGAAAAG CACAAATGGAATGCAGCATATGGACAATGTTGATCCACTATCTTTGTTATGGCCAACTAATAATAATGCTATTAGGAAACAAGAATCTGTTAATACAAGTGTAGAACAGTTGCTTGCTCAGATGCATGATCTGTCCTTTATGCTCAAAGATGAACTTTCAGTCCCTGATAAACCTGTGGATCATTCGAAGCCCTGA
- the LOC101764785 gene encoding cyclase-associated protein 1 gives MGEALIGRLEAAVSRLEVLTAGVHPSIAPRGLPDNASAQDPAILAFDDLVASALGRVSAAAGKIGAEVAEVTRLVEKAFLVAKDLLVRTKQTQKPTMESMATFIGPLNETILEANTLAEGTRSSHANHLKAAAGSLAALAWIGYTGKGCGMPLPMAQVEESWQMAEFYSNKVLVEYKNKDPDHVEWAKALKELYVPNLRDYIKRFYPLGPVWQPPGSATNKAPSAPSPPPASLAISSASSSQPKSGMSAVFAEISSGKPVTQGLRKVTDDMKSKHRTDRTGVVTADGKETRNAPSFGSNKGPAKLELQMGRKWVVEHHIGNKGLTIEDCDTKQSVYAYGCKDCVLQIKGKVNNITIDKCTKVGVLFKGVVAACEIVNCNSVEVQCEGSVPTISIDNTSGCQLYLSKESLETSITTAKSSEINALVPDANSDGDWAEHSLPQQYIHAFQDGQFTTSPVSHSGA, from the exons ATGGGGGAAGCCCTGATAGGCaggctggaggcggcggtgtcCCGGCTGGAGGTACTCACCGCTGGGGTTCACCCGTCGATCGCGCCACGCGGCCTGCCCGACAATGCGTCGGCCCAAGACCCGGCGATCTTGGCCTTCGACGATCTCGTCGCCAGCGCCCTCGGGAGGGTGTCCGCGGCGGCCGGCAAGATCGGCGCGGAGGTCGCCGAGGTGACGCGATTGGTGGAGAAGGCGTTCTTGGTTGCCAAGGACCTTCTTGTCAGGACCAAGCAAACACAG AAACCAACAATGGAGTCCATGGCAACGTTCATAGGGCCTCTGAATGAAACGATCTTGGAGGCCAATACACTTGCGGAGGGAACGAGATCAAGCCATGCCAACCATCTAAAAGCAGCAGCCGGTAGCCTGGCCGCTTTGGCGTGGATTGGGTACACCGGCAAAGGTTGCG GTATGCCTCTTCCAATGGCGCAAGTAGAAGAGAGTTGGCAAATGGCAGAGTTCTACAGCAATAAG GTGCTTGTGGAATACAAAAATAAGGACCCTGATCATGTGGAGTGGGCTAAAGCCCTAAAAGAGCTTTATGTGCCCAATTTGCGTGATTACATAAAGAGGTTTTACCCATTGGGCCCGGTGTGGCAACCGCCAGGAAGTGCAACAAACAAGGCACCCTCAGCTCCATCCCCTCCTCCTGCATCTCTTGCAATCTCTTCAGCCTCATCATCCCAGCCAAAGTCTGGAATGTCAGCAGTATTTGCTGAAATCAGCTCAGGAAAACCAGTGACACAAG GCCTCAGGAAGGTGACAGATGACATGAAGAGCAAGCATAGAACGGACAGAACAGGTGTTGTAACTGCTGATGGAAAAGAAACTCGCAATGCACCTTCCTTTGGCTCAAACAAAGGTCCTGCTAAATTGGAGCTCCAAATGGGTCGCAA ATGGGTTGTTGAGCATCACATTGGGAACAAGGGCTTAACTATTGAAGATTGCGATACCAAACAGTCAGTGTATGCATATGGATGCAAAGATTGTGTGCTTCAAATCAAAG GAAAAGTGAACAACATAACAATTGATAAGTGCACCAAAGTTGGAGTCTTATTCAAG GGTGTTGTAGCAGCTTGTGAAATTGTAAATTGCAACAGTGTAGAGGTCCAATGCGAG GGCTCGGTTCCAACAATATCAATAGACAACACATCTGGTTGCCAACTTTATTTAAGCAAGGAATCTTTAGAGACATCTATAACAACTGCTAAATCAAGTGAAATCAATGCTCTTGTTCCAGATGCAAACAGCGATGGTGATTGG GCCGAGCATTCCTTGCCCCAGCAGTACATTCACGCGTTCCAAGATGGACAATTTACAACATCTCCAGTATCCCATTCTGGCGCTTAA
- the LOC101764384 gene encoding probable 4-coumarate--CoA ligase 5: MGSLTAEPQAETVFRSTLPDIAIPDHLPLHDYVFERLADRRDRACLIDGATGETLTFGDVDRLSRRVAAGLRASLGVRPGGTVMLLLPNSVEFALAFLACSRLGAATTTANPLHTPPEIAKQAAASGATVVVTEPAFVAKVRGLSGVAVVATGEGAEGCVSFSDLAAVDGSALPEAAIDVANDVVALPYSSGTTGLPKGVMLSHRGLVTSVAQVVDGDNPNLHLREDDVVLCVLPMFHVYALHSILLCGMRAGAALVIMKRFDTVRMFELVERHGITIVPLVLPIAVEIAKTDAIDRHDLSSVRMVISGAAPMGKELQDILRAKLPRAVLGQGYGMTEAGPVLSMCMAFAKEPSPVKSGACGTVVRNAELKIIDPETGLSLHRNQPGEICIRGEQIMKGYLNNPEATAKTIDAEGWLHTGDIGYVDDDDEIFIVDRLKELIKYKGFQVAPAELEAMLIAHPGIADAAVVPIKDDSCGEIPVAFVVRSDGSEITEDEIKQYVAKQVVFYKRLHKIFFVETIPKAPSGKILRKDLRAKLAAC; encoded by the exons ATGGGTTCGCTGACGGCGGAGCCGCAGGCCGAGACGGTGTTCCGATCGACGCTCCCGGACATCGCCATCCCGGACCACCTCCCGCTCCACGACTACGTGTTCGAGCGCCTGGCCGACCGCCGCGACCGCGCCTGCCTCATCGACGGCGCCACGGGGGAGACGCTCACGTTCGGCGACGTGGACCGCCTGTcgcgccgcgtcgccgcggGGCTGCGCGCCTCCCTCGGCGTGCGCCCCGGCGGCACGGTGATGCTGCTCCTCCCAAACTCCGTCGAGTTCGCGCTGGCGTTCCTCGCCTGCTCCCGCctcggcgccgccaccaccacggccaacCCGCTCCACACCCCGCCCGAGATCGCCAAGCAGGCCGCGGCCTCCGGCGCTACCGTCGTCGTCACCGAGCCGGCGTTCGTCGCCAAGGTGCGCGGGCTCtccggcgtcgccgtcgtcgccacgGGCGAGGGCGCCGAGGGCTGCGTCTCGTtctccgacctcgccgccgtcgacggctCGGCGCTGCCGGAGGCGGCCATCGACGTGGCGAACGACGTGGTCGCGCTGCCGTACTCATCCGGCACGACGGGCCTGCCCAAGGGGGTCATGCTGTCGCACCGCGGGCTGGTGACCAGCGTGGCTCAggtcgtcgacggcgacaacCCCAACCTCCACCTCCGGGAGGACGACGTCGTCCTCTGCGTGCTGCCCATGTTCCACGTGTACGCGCTGCACTCCATCCTCCTCTGCGGGatgcgcgccggcgcggccctCGTGATCATGAAGCGCTTCGACACCGTCCGGATGTTCGAGCTCGTGGAGCGCCACGGCATCACGATCGTGCCGCTCGTGCTGCCCATCGCCGTGGAGATAGCCAAGACCGACGCCATCGACCGCCACGACCTCTCCTCGGTGCGCATGGTCATCTCCGGCGCCGCGCCCATGGGCAAGGAGCTGCAGGACATCCTGCGCGCTAAGCTCCCTCGCGCCGTGCTCGGACAG GGTTATGGTATGACAGAGGCAGGGCCGGTGCTGTCAATGTGCATGGCATTTGCCAAGGAGCCATCGCCGGTGAAGTCCGGCGCCTGCGGCACGGTGGTGAGGAACGCCGAGCTCAAGATCATCGACCCGGAGACCGGCCTGTCCCTCCACCGCAACCAGCCCGGGGAGATTTGCATCAGGGGCGAGCAGATAATGAAAG GGTACCTGAACAACCCGGAGGCCACGGCGAAGACCATCGACGCGGAGGGGTGGCTGCACACCGGCGACATTGGGTAtgtcgatgatgacgacgagATCTTCATCGTGGACCGCCTCAAGGAGCTCATCAAGTACAAGGGGTTCCAGGTCGCCCCCGCGGAGCTTGAGGCCATGCTCATCGCGCACCCGGgcatcgccgacgccgccgtcgtccc GATAAAGGATGACTCCTGCGGCGAGATCCCAGTGGCGTTCGTCGTGAGGTCCGACGGCTCCGAGATCACCGAGGACGAGATCAAGCAGTACGTGGCAAAACAG GTTGTGTTCTACAAGAGGCTGCACAAGATTTTCTTTGTGGAGACTATTCCTAAGGCGCCATCTGGCAAAATTTTGAGGAAGGACCTGAGAGCCAAGCTGGCAGCGTGCTGA